The Hyphomicrobiales bacterium genome has a window encoding:
- a CDS encoding RND family efflux transporter MFP subunit, whose product MSAILTRRMPVGRLGWAAAAALLGAALASCGNEPPPPAEARPVGVVSVEAGQFADDIQLSGEIQAKKDVGLAFRIGGRVLERPVNIGDRVAAGQLIARLEPALEQNALAAAKAALEAARGEVSTTRNTFERQERLMAQGFTTRPRFDQAQRAQETAQAQLENAEAQVELARDRLGFTELRADAAGVVTARRIEPGEVVQPGQIVVQIARDDGRDAVFNVPAAILDSHLTDAKIRVRLADAPAVTAYGRVREVAPQADPVTRTFEVRVGLQDPPEAMRLGSTVVGTIELTTAAIVSIPASALTQQGESPAVWIVDPAKSTVSLRNVDILRFDPGTVILSQGLEPGETIVSAGIQALHPGQRVRALPERQPASRQQAAASPP is encoded by the coding sequence ATGAGCGCGATTTTGACGAGGCGGATGCCGGTCGGCCGGCTGGGTTGGGCGGCGGCTGCGGCGCTGCTGGGCGCGGCGCTCGCCTCCTGCGGGAACGAGCCGCCGCCACCGGCGGAAGCGCGCCCGGTCGGCGTCGTGAGCGTCGAGGCGGGGCAATTCGCCGACGACATCCAGCTCAGCGGCGAGATCCAGGCGAAAAAGGATGTCGGGCTGGCCTTCCGCATCGGCGGGCGGGTTCTTGAGCGCCCGGTCAATATCGGCGACCGGGTTGCCGCGGGGCAGCTCATCGCCCGGCTCGAACCTGCGCTCGAGCAGAATGCCTTGGCCGCGGCCAAGGCGGCTCTCGAGGCGGCGCGCGGCGAGGTCAGCACGACACGCAACACATTCGAGCGCCAGGAGCGCCTGATGGCGCAGGGCTTCACGACCCGGCCGCGCTTCGACCAGGCACAGCGGGCGCAGGAGACGGCGCAGGCGCAGCTTGAGAACGCCGAGGCGCAGGTCGAGCTGGCGCGGGATCGCCTGGGCTTCACGGAGCTGCGCGCGGACGCTGCCGGCGTCGTGACGGCGCGGCGGATCGAGCCGGGCGAGGTGGTCCAGCCGGGCCAGATCGTCGTCCAGATCGCCCGCGACGATGGCCGCGACGCGGTGTTCAACGTGCCGGCGGCGATACTGGACAGCCATCTCACCGATGCGAAAATCCGCGTCCGGCTCGCCGATGCGCCGGCGGTCACCGCCTATGGCCGGGTGCGCGAGGTCGCGCCCCAGGCCGACCCGGTGACGCGGACCTTCGAGGTCCGGGTCGGCCTGCAGGACCCGCCGGAGGCGATGAGGCTCGGCTCCACCGTCGTCGGGACCATCGAACTGACCACCGCGGCGATCGTCTCGATCCCCGCGAGCGCGCTGACGCAACAAGGCGAATCGCCCGCGGTCTGGATCGTCGATCCCGCCAAGTCGACCGTCTCGCTGCGCAATGTCGACATCCTGCGCTTCGATCCGGGCACGGTCATCCTGTCCCAGGGGCTGGAGCCCGGCGAAACCATCGTCTCGGCGGGAATCCAGGCACTGCACCCGGGCCAGCGCGTCAGGGCCTTGCCCGAACGGCAGCCTGCGTCGCGGCAGCAGGCGGCCGCCTCGCCGCCGTGA